In [Leptolyngbya] sp. PCC 7376, a genomic segment contains:
- a CDS encoding iron ABC transporter permease, translating to MSLNSGQLWQALQRQGDPLFQTIIWDLRLPRIVVALVVGSALGLSGALLQGLLRNGLADPFILGISSGAGLVAIAFITLYVFAAWIPLGAWLGALVTAAVVYALGYVGSGLAVDSLVLAGVAVSSMFGAIQTTLLLMSDDGRIQAALNWLVGSLNGRDWDDVSLVAPYFI from the coding sequence GTGTCTTTAAACTCGGGTCAACTTTGGCAAGCGTTACAACGTCAAGGAGATCCACTATTTCAAACAATTATTTGGGACTTGAGACTACCGCGCATTGTGGTGGCTCTAGTCGTTGGCTCAGCATTAGGTCTATCAGGGGCACTCTTGCAGGGTTTACTCCGCAATGGTTTAGCTGATCCATTCATCCTCGGGATTTCGTCTGGGGCAGGTCTCGTGGCGATCGCCTTCATTACGCTCTATGTCTTTGCGGCATGGATCCCTTTGGGGGCATGGTTAGGAGCATTAGTGACAGCAGCAGTGGTTTATGCCTTGGGTTATGTGGGTAGCGGCTTGGCGGTGGATAGTCTGGTCTTAGCCGGTGTCGCAGTGAGTTCAATGTTCGGTGCCATTCAAACGACGCTGTTACTGATGTCTGATGACGGCCGAATTCAAGCAGCACTCAATTGGCTAGTAGGCAGTCTCAATGGTCGCGACTGGGATGATGTCAGTTTGGTTGCGCCCTATTTTATTTGA